Within Malus domestica chromosome 04, GDT2T_hap1, the genomic segment GTTTGTATCTCTTACTAAACAGAGGGAAGGAAATTTTGATTTTCCCCATTAACTTTTGATGTTTACACCATAAGCTACATTTAGTAGTTCTCATGTGTGCGGGCGACTGGTTTGGAGGGGACATGAAGTCAAACTCTAACAAGTAGACAATTATCAGACACAAACATGATTACGACAACTCCTATGAGAAACAAAAATTGGGAAGTCTTGAAGATTATGACTAAAAGTTGCAACTACGCACGGCAGATCACCACCATAGTTTGCCAAGCAATCGGCCACCTGATTTCCTTTGCGATAATGTGAGAAATCCAAACATGCATGGAGAGAGAATGGTATAACAATTTGCCCAATCAATTGACAAACGCCAAGGCACATGAGAagatcctttaaaaaaaaaaatgcagtgcCAAATAAGAATCACACTCAATCCAAAGAGAATGCCAACCCATCTCCAAAGCCATATGAAGAGCATGAATAATAGCTTCAAGATCGCCTCCAAGGTAGTAGCACCGCCAAATATCTTGCAAAGCATTCAAGACAATGACCCAAAATGGTCATGGAAAATACCACCAAAACCAGCCATGCTCGGAGAACCACGAGTTGCATCGTCAGTGTTAACTTGAACTTGAAAAGCACAAGGAGAAATCCAAAGAAACTCATGAATTCTAAAACTTGCGAGCGAATGCCATTAGCACTGATCAACTGTAAACATTTTCCCTTCAAAACGGAATAAATTTCGAGCTTGCCAAAATGAGTAAAAACCTGTCCCAATCATACCCCACCATAATAACTGAAGTTGAGTACCGAAACCACGCCACAAAGGACGTTGACTGTGATGTCGGAGAAAAAAACACTGATTTTGGAGTTTTTGTTTACCAGATTTCATGTCTCTTTCACTTGTAATCACATCCGGCAACTCCAACTCAACTCAAGTCAGCTGTCGTCAACATCAACAACTCATTAATCGGATTTATAAAGAGAAAATGAGTGCACGGGTAGATCTAAATTATGGAAAACTtcgaaatataaaaaattatctttGCCGGACTGGATTTTTTCCACCCGTTCAGGGCCTGGTGGCGTGGCGTGGCGTGGGGTTGCCATAGGAAGCAGCGGTGTGAACAATTGCGAGAAAGGTAGGGAAAAAAAGGCCTTTGTTGCTTATATTGTTATAGAAATATGTTggggtttttgaacattagtgcttgcaaaagattaaaatttaaaaaaacctgatgttagattaaatattcaatttaatcccttgagtgtacttttatcaaaatttacattcaatttttcttatttaatgtgtatttttatttaatctcttatattaaattttaattttattaatatgcacatatttaattttttaattagaaatgaacgtaaatgagaaaatattaaaaaaaaaattgtgatacaaaaatatatagataCATAAGTGTACAGAAATAATGGtaccaaaatatataaaattgacttttttgtaccaaaatatttgtacgtacatgattgtaccgaaatatattataatgtacctaaatgtcaataccaaaatgtatgtaccaaaatgtacgaacctaaatgtcaataccgaaaatgtatgtacctaaatatcaataccaaaatgtatgtatctaaatgtatttaccgaaataataattgaattaatgtacctaaaagtcaaTACTCAAATGTGTGTATCAAAGTGTATGTAACGAAATGTCTTATATTGAATCAATGTAACTACATGTTTGTACCGATAGatataccaaaatattcaaatgtattaatgtacctaaatgaagaccatacaaaattgttatcggaatatatattataaaaaatttagttacctaaatgtagacattaaaatatattatgatgaatgaaataaaaattaaatttaaatgtaattaatacattaaaataaaaataaaaagataaaataaaacatcaaaatacaactaataaatgatatgattaaatgtgctagggactaaaattggattttaatcttacatatggttataatctaaaactcatcttttttagggattaaaatgaagttttctaaaaTATGTTTTTACTTGATAATGAAACCATAATGCAATGTTTGATGATATGAAAACTTGTCACGGATAATTATAGCTTGTAAGTTGCtacattgttttatttttatcaaggtTTTAAAAACGTTAGGGGCTAATTGTGCGGCAGGCTAGAGCCTAGTGGCTTaagtaatttattatatatttgcatAAATCAATgcctatttatacttaatgagCGTTTATCTAAGTATTTAATAAGTCCCttacattttaatgaaaaatcaaaatGCAAACTGAAAGTATTGATTTTCTGTCTAAATGAGAGTCGCaagctaggcgggtgcctaggcagGCCAGGCACCCGCCTAAACAGATCTAGAcccaatttcttaattttcaaacgccaaGGTACTAATCGAGACGCCTAAACAGATCTAGAcccactttcttaattttcaaacgccaaGGTACTAATCGGGACTGTAACCAACCTTTTAGTGCCTAGGCAAGGCTTAAGTGGCGCTAGGCGGAGATTTAAAAAACAATAATCTAGGTGGCGCTAGGCTTATGTTGTCTatctaaataaacttaaaagggtaaattacattttacccccttAGGTTTAGGTGCAATTGCAATATCTtataacatctttaaaacatttcactctTATACATTAactataattttcatttcattttaatACAACCATTAGTCAATCCGTTAAATTGACTGTTAAATAATGACGTGGCATATATAAAATCTACATTTTTAATGAAGTGGATGCCacatgtacaaaaaaaaaatttaaaataccaATTTAAATATAAAGCTAATATAAaacaaggggtgtgctatccacacattcatttttacttcttccaTACCCCTTGTTATtttctgtcatttgatattctttaattcatccgatccgacggttgaaaattaaaagggtgtaagagaagtaaaaaaggctGTGTGGATCCcttaaaacaaaactaaaaaaaaacacaagcgGGCCCACATCTTCTTTTAAATGTCTTCTGAGTCTACACTCCCCTTCTTCTCCAGCTACTTGCTCCAGCGAAAAAACGTATGTAGAATCTTCAGATCGGCCCCAAATTGCAGTACTTAATCGAGCAAAAACCACATAGCAATCCAAATGGATTTGTGGAGGCACTGGGTCTGGGGAATTTAGGATTTGAACAAATCCCACTCCTAAATTCATCAAATCCCACCCCAAAATTTACCTCCCTATCTAGGACTTGCAGGTGGCGGGCGGCGGGCGCGGGAAACGTCGTTGAGGTTGCTGTAGTAGCATGAGGAGAGAGGCGGAGGGACGCCGACTTCGGCCCTGCAACCTGGACCTGGGTTTGGGGGAATTTCGGATTTGGACAAATACAACCCCCAAGTTCACCAAATCCAACCTCCAAAGTCACCAAATCCAACCCCTAATGTTTTCGAATCCAACCCAACCCCTAAATTCGATCCGCGTTGGAGTTGTTGATGGCGTAGGAGTTCTAGGTGTCTGAGGGGTTGAGTTAAGTGGTAGCGAATTTGTCGAGGAGCTTGTTGTCGAACATGACGATTCCCACGCCAGTGCTGCAGGCGACGAGGCCGCGGGTCTTGAGGGACcagaagaggatgaggagacACGGAGGAGGTGGGAGACATCTTTGAGAGAGTAGCGAAGGAGTCGACGTCTTAGGGCTTCTTCGATGGCCTGTTGTGAGGAGAGCAGTGTAAACCTTTATATGTGGAACTTAAGTATAATCAACCTAATATTTGAACTACGTGTAAGTATGAGAGAATAGAGTGATTACACTAATATAAACGCACGAAAACATGCAACACACTTACTTGCTGAGTTCGCCATAGAGATCAGAAAGCAAGAAACAATGTAATCACAATGGAACTAGGGTTTGTAGTAGCAGGTTTTACTACAAGAACTTGTGGTGCATGAAAGGCTGTGTTCTTCTCTTCTCTAGGACTCAAAAATGTTCTGCAAGTGATGGAGATTGTATCAAAATGAACTGGCGTCCGAGAAAAGAGACCATGCAACGGTTTTAATCATGTAAGGCCATAACTGCTCCATCCATCGTGGTTGCAGTTATCCCACGTTAAGTAGAGtttttagcaaactcattctcTTAAGTTCACTTCCCTTTTAAGTGTTTTATCATGATTAAAACACAAATTACGAGTCCATTAAATCTTCATAACACATACAATAATATGGTTTTGTTACAACTCACACCACTCGGAAAACCTTACAAGGAGGTGTTGCAGACGGGAGGAGAGAATGAGATGTTGCAGACGGAGGAGAGGAGAAGCCTGGGATTGGATTTTTTGGGGTTCTGCCGACGGATGAGATGTTGCAGCAAGAGGAGAGGAGGAGGTGATGGGTTTTGTCTGGGGAAAAAATTGGGGGACGGGGTTGGTGACGGGGTTTGGTGATGGGAGAAGGGGTGGCTCGGGTGGACAAGGGGGTGGTGGTGGGAGAAGGGGTGGGGAAGATGAAgaatttgtattttattttttatttttagttaattattttaatatgttaatattcaaattagattttaattttttattaattttgtatgCCACGTGGGACACGTTTGTCAGCCACGTCAACACAAATGTGAATCCCATATTTGccatgtcatcagttaacggttctaacggatgtatgaaattaaaataaaatgataagtaaatgtacgaaattaaaatgttttaaaaatgtggTATGAGGTTGCAATCAACCCCAAACCTGAGggagtaaaatgtaatttacccaactTAAAAGCTTTTATCCACCCATGCACAAAATTTCAGGAAATAAAAGAAGACCCaagaggatcctcgccggatcttctttgtgaggatcctccAATCATATTCgtttattgtacatcgtgcagttagaaattattgtaatttttattatttaaaattaaatataaacagtatctaactgatatatgatgaacatatgtgattggaagattCTCGGAATTTTCACAAAAAAGATCCAACGAGGAAACGAGGATTCTCAATCAAAGAAGACGAGGTCAAAAACATACTTCTTAATGAGTCTGTCATCTCTGCTTATGTAATATTTTATCATCCTGTCCACTTCAAATCATTCCCGAATACTGCTTTTGATTGAAGTCAATGTCtatttttatgtttgttttgaTCAACAGCCTAGAAAGTTAACCGTGTTTTGGAAACCTGCATTGCCACAAAGATTCCCAGAAGTTGAGTTGTGTTTTAAAACTAAACGTACAAGTCATCAGACACATGCATGCCCTCAACCAAGTCTTGTTTGGGATTACTTTGTAAGAAgcacttatttttttaaagttttcattaaaaataCTACAATATCCAaattggaaataaaaaaaatatgccaTGATATTTCTATATAAAGCATTGTTTTGACTCAATAACATTTTTAAtttaccacttagtactacggtctagtggtatttattttaatttgtaagtaagaagttttaggttcgatttgctaaagacaaatttgaaccacattattgctagctcactgtaaggctaagctcacccacttctcccttagtgtagataatatcgtttgttaaaaaaaaaaaaaacttttaactTGATTTCCCAAACACGAGCAAAAGCGTGCTTAGCTGTGAAAACGCTTTTGATCATTTCTTAAGCATTCCCAAACAAACCCTTTTGCTCTGCACAAGTTGGCTTCTTAAATACAACTCTGATTTACATCTAGATTGCACAATTTATTAAAACGTGTTAAACTAATGATCATGTTGACTTTAGTTCCGCAAATACACTCCAATTTCGTATACtttattaattttgtgtttGCCCAAATTACACTaattttgaaaaatgagtgaattTGGACATGGCTTTTCTTCTTAGTAGGTTCAAAAGTTAGCTTGGAAACCCATGAGAAAAGCCGCCTGTTTCTCTGAGCAAGAAAACTCAGAAAACAGTGCTTAATTTATGCTTCAAGTTTTCATTACTTAACAAAAACTATTAGCTAAATTTTAAAGTCAAATTTGGAGTATACAAATAATATACTCCATCAAACTTTCCGGGAAAATCTGCAGACACCTctataaattacatatattCTCAGAGGAAACTTGAGAATTAAACTATCAACATCCCATCTGTTTGTAAAGACCAGGACATGATGTTTGTTGGCGTACCAAGACCTATTTTTCTATTGCTGTTCTTAGCTTCTGCTCTTGTTCTGAGCTATTTTCTACAATCAACCTCACGACGAGATCTTCAATTCTCGTCCAATCCTCTGTTTGTGTTTTCGTTGTTTAACATCATTATCGGTGCCATCATTGTTGGAAATCACAGGCCATCTTCCGGGGAAGCCGATGACGCCATATCTTTCATGCATCATTCGTATGAACTAGAAGAAGATGGAGCTGATGACGCTGAGGATGCAAAGAGTGATAAATACTCGAGTTTGGAGGGTTGTGACCACAGTAGGGACCATGTTGATGACAACGATGATGGTGAaagtgaagatgatgattttgattttgaaggcTACGAAGAAGATGACGACGACAATGGTAGCGATGATGAGATTGGTTGGGGAGACATGGATGAATATGACTGTAATTTGGAGAAACGAATCGAAGACTTCATTGCCAAGGTTAACAAGGGATGGAGGGAAGAGAGGTTAAGGGATGGTCTCTCCTATCCCTTACAGCTAACCTACCTGTGAATTATTTACAAAGctcaagaaaataataatttaattttactaTAATTTTCCTTTGTCTCTCTTGTTCTCTGCCATAGAATGCATAAGTTTAACTGATACCTGCAATGCTGAAATGCACAGATGCTGAAATGCGTGATAACTGTCGCCTCGCCTGTGTGAGTAAAAATGATATAGCATCCTTTTGAACAAATAGTTATTTCCAAAAGTCTTAATGTGTAGTGTTCCTTCAAAGATCAAAGGGAAGCAAATTTTATGCAACAATTACGACTGATCAATAGTTCTATACTACATACAAGTGAACTTCAGAAATATTTTGAATATTATAGCTGCAATCAACCAATTTGCCTACCAGAGCAATAGTTGTACTAACCAAGACCTGATCCGGTGTCCTTGGGAGGTGCGTCAGCCTTGATACGAGGTGGCCTAACAACACGATCAATGAGCCCATATTCAAGAGCTTCCTGTGCATTAAAGCGCTTCATCCGACTTAAGTCTTTGTTAATCTGAATATACATAGTTCAGAATGATCATTCACTGAAACACATAAGCAACGATGCTTCATGCATGGGGTCATAAAACCACTTCACCCAAAAGTGATTATAGGATTATTAGTCAAACTAGCTAACCTTTTCAACTGACTGGCCTGTTTTTTTAGCCAACTCATTAAACAGGTAATCCCTGATTCTGAGAAGTTCATTTGCTTCATTTTGTATGTCATCGGCCTGCCACAAGATTTTGTAAAGACTCGTGAACACAAGGACCAAAAATCTAAGAACTTGAAAGGCATCTATAGAAGCCATTTTAGGCATTGACAGGAAGCAGCGATACCTGACCACGAGCAGCCCCGGCAGGAGACTGTAGTGCAATTCTTGATAGTGGCATTGCAAATCGGTTCCCCTAAGAAAAGCAGAAATTACAAAAAAGGTGGAATTTCAGAGTTTAGTCATCTAATAAATAAATGACAGCAGTAATATTTTCAGGgaaaacttgatataagtccaatttttttagccaatagtaggaatagtccaatttattaaaataagtccaattccttaaatttaattatttaattatcaataattatctattcaatgataagatttattataaaaatcaaatttcttcctgattatctctttgattatttatttttattttttgttatttcttgttcttcctcctgCTTTAAACcccatttatagattttatttttaatttttataatcaacctatatcacaggttaattatttttatgtatctatatgacagatttttttttataatcaacgtGTCACAAATTAATGTCttgcttgtaggtatattatgttttttcctaccttttagttaggtttcatatctcgCTTACAGGTacaatatatattcatatatttgttacttgagttaaggtagaatgttttgtagataatttatgttagtatattagtttttATTGTTGTAAGATATTACATAGATTTTTTGGGGTTGAAAAATGCATGATACTAgaatattttaattgatttttaatatttaaaaaaaatataaaatgagtataaaagaaataaaaacatgtaattagatAATTGGACCCACTCCTAAAAACCATCTATATTTTTGGACATAGATCTAAAAGCCCCATATTTTTAAGCAGTACAAGAAGATAATCCATCAAATCATCAATGCATGGCGGTGCTAAACAGCATGAGTTAAACGATGTGGTCAGATAGCAATATTAGAGACAGAGAAGTCCTCTGGTCAAAGTGCTAACTTCATATCTAATTCCCCCACACATTATACCGCATAATCATAGCTGTACTAACTATTGTACTTCTAAGGCTAAGAAGaggaaaaatgaaaacttaTGTCGACCCTCTTCATGATGAGCATTAGTATCTAGTACTAAGGACTTCATCAACCTGGACTAAAAAAGAAGTATTACCTTCTCTCCAGCGGCTAGAAGAAAGGCTGCCAAATTATAGGCATAGCCTACACAATGGGTGCCGACAGGACTTTTTAGGCTCTGCATCGTATCATATATAGCCATGCTCGGAGTAAGCTGAAAATAGCGCAAGTTTTAGATATGGAGCATGGAAAAACAATAATAGAAAGAAGTAAAAGATTAGCTCACATCTCCACCAGGACCGTTGATATACATATAAAGCCTTTTGGAAGAATCAATAGTGTCGAGGTACAGCATTGTTGCCAAAATTTGATTGCTAAACTCTTCATCTATATTCTGCCCAACGAAGATAACCCGTTCTCGATACTACATTCCAATAAAAAAGAAGCTTTCTTAGAGAAGCAACAAAAATGAGATTTCAGTAAACTCAAGAAGTTGAAATCCAAACAGAATTAATTCTCAACTTCGGATGGCatttaatgtatttttttttatctagcTATCAAGATAAGTTCACGGAAGATTTGGAATTATCAATAGAAACAAAGTATAAGCTCACAGTACCATTTGAAATATTTGGGTGGGAACAAACAAACTGAAAAGCTTCATCATCTAAATACAAATATGGTAAAATAATCTACTTGAGTGGGATCCAAGCCTCTTAATTGGTGATACACGAAACAAAGGGTCATTCTTAGATGTGTTCTGTACCTAAGTTAATGACCTGTACCTATAACATCCTATGTCAACTGTCTGCTCTTTTCATATGGAATTAACTGTAACCACTTACTAGAGCAttccacaaatcaacccattgcCAAGTTCCCTCACCAGGAGTTCTATAGGGCACCTTTGGCGTCCCTATAGGCATCATTCCAATTTGTGCCCGAGATGGTCTATGGTTTCGTGTCCTGAAAAGTGCAAACATTGAGATACATCATC encodes:
- the LOC103437207 gene encoding uncharacterized protein, coding for MMFVGVPRPIFLLLFLASALVLSYFLQSTSRRDLQFSSNPLFVFSLFNIIIGAIIVGNHRPSSGEADDAISFMHHSYELEEDGADDAEDAKSDKYSSLEGCDHSRDHVDDNDDGESEDDDFDFEGYEEDDDDNGSDDEIGWGDMDEYDCNLEKRIEDFIAKVNKGWREERLRDDAEMRDNCRLACVSKNDIASF
- the LOC103437196 gene encoding ATP-dependent Clp protease proteolytic subunit-related protein 2, chloroplastic; amino-acid sequence: MAVSFHPTTSSPGLHRQARLSLPPPSCSTKHYSGLKLQSLGTFGAKNPNLTVEFYGKVNKSLQSRTRNHRPSRAQIGMMPIGTPKVPYRTPGEGTWQWVDLWNALYRERVIFVGQNIDEEFSNQILATMLYLDTIDSSKRLYMYINGPGGDLTPSMAIYDTMQSLKSPVGTHCVGYAYNLAAFLLAAGEKGNRFAMPLSRIALQSPAGAARGQADDIQNEANELLRIRDYLFNELAKKTGQSVEKINKDLSRMKRFNAQEALEYGLIDRVVRPPRIKADAPPKDTGSGLG